The Mugil cephalus isolate CIBA_MC_2020 chromosome 11, CIBA_Mcephalus_1.1, whole genome shotgun sequence genome includes a window with the following:
- the chd4b gene encoding chromodomain-helicase-DNA-binding protein 4 isoform X2: MSCSEDDREDFVAAEEHSLIHDEDEPEDAVSDVDEVPKAKKKKKAKKSSRESRSSKRQRPIREELPVSSPEHLIGVEAGERDADEGALRSESEGSDYAPGRKKKKRSSSAKEKKKGGAAVEKGGSSSSKSKRKDPEPEDDDDDDDDCQPKSSTQLLEAWGMKDIDHVFTQEDYSSLTNYKAFSQFVRPLIAAKNPKIAVSKMMTLMMAKWREFSTNNPLKGCATANAALAAANVAAAVENMVVAGTDGGPETGATSLPAPVATPAAAPTPAPPAAPAPPLRKAKTKEGKGPNARKKSKSSSKPPPKPKPKKVAPLKIKLGGLNSKRKRSSSDEDEPDVDSDFDDGSFSVSDGSIRSSRPKKKPKSAKKKKKVETEDGDGYETDHQDYCEVCQQGGEIILCDTCPRAYHMVCLDPDMEKAPEGKWSCPHCEKEGIQWEARDDLSEAEGEDDDDRRDEGMEEEDDHHIEFCRVCKDGGELLCCDTCPSSYHIHCLNPPLPEIPNGEWICPRCKCPPMKGKVQKVLTWRWGEPPAPTPVPRPADLPADAPDPPPMAGRREREFFVKWCNMSYWHCSWVLELQLELNCQVMFRNYQRKTDMDEPPPVDFGGEGDEVKSTKRKNKDPLFVHMEEEFYRYGVKMEWLMIHRILNHSVDKKNNVHYLIKWRDLPYDQSTWESEDMDIPEFDTYKQTYWNHRELMMGEEGRPGKKLKKAVKVKKAERPPANPVVDPTIKFDRQPDYLDSTGGTLHPYQLEGLNWLRFSWAQATDTILADEMGLGKTVQTAVFLYSLYKEGHSKGPFLVSAPLSTIINWEREFEMWAPDMYVVTYVGDKDSRAVIRENEFSFEGNAIRGGKKASKMKKDSTVKFHVLLTSYELITIDQAVLGSIEWACLVVDEAHRLKNNQSKFFRVLNNYPLQHKLLLTGTPLQNNLEELFHLLNFLTPVRFNNLEGFLEEFADIAKEDQIKKLHDMLGPHMLRRLKADVFKHMPSKTELIVRVELSPMQKKYYKFILTRNFEALNTRGGGNQVSLLNVVMDLKKCCNHPYLFPAAATEAPKLPNGMYEGMSLTKASGKLMLLQKMMRKLKEGGHRVLVFSQMTKMLDLLEDFLENEGYKYERIDGGVTGNLRQEAIDRFNAPGAQQFAFLLSTRAGGLGINLASADTVIIYDSDWNPHNDIQAFSRAHRIGQNRKVMIYRFVTKASVEERITQVAKKKMMLTHLVVRPGLGSKTGSMSKQELDDILKFGTEELFKDEIGEGDNKEDDSSVIHYDDHAIDRLLDRNQDATDDTELQSMNEYLSSFKVAQYVVKDEDDEEEVEREVIKQEESVDPDYWEKLLRHHYEQQQEDLARNLGKGKRTRKPVNYNDGSQEDRGIRQDWQEDQSDNQSDYSVASEEGDEDFDERTEANARRPNRKGLRNDRDKPLPPLLARVGGNIEVLGFNARQRKAFLNAVMRYGMPPQDAFTNQWLVRDLRGKSEKEFKAYVSLFMRHLCEPGADGAETFADGVPREGLSRQHVLTRIGVMSLIRKKVQEFEHVNGQWSMPWMAELEENKRAAALAAGEDPKTPSSGTPADTQPNTPVPEDLSKSEDKEDMKKEGEDSKAVKKADDPEIIEIPDESEKSPALEKEEEVDAAADKDQKEKETNGDERMEKEREDVGKEKDEKSSVASQKDADVKGEGSEGKMETEDSKAEEVKDEKMDTTSATDEKREQKEEKDGVKTDESGKLQNGENTKEGGTAVPVVNVSEEKKKATKQRFMFNIADGGFTELHSLWQNEERAATVTKKTFEIWHRRHDYWLLAGIIQHGYARWQDVQNDVRFAILNEPFKGEMSRGNFLEIKNKFLARRFKLLEQALVIEEQLRRAAYLNMTEDPAHPSMALNTRFSEVECLAESHQHLSKESMSGNKPANAVLHKVLKQLEELLSDMKADVTRLPATIARIPPVAVRLQMSERNILSRLASRGPEVAAQNQSQTSQQMQVPR; the protein is encoded by the exons GAGACCTATCCGGGAG GAGTTGCCAGTGAGCTCCCCAGAGCACCTGATCGGAGTGGAAGCAGGTGAGAGGGATGCAGATGAGGGAGCTCTGCGGTCAGAGAGTGAAGGAAGCGATTATGCCCctggaaggaaaaagaagaaacgctCCAGCTCtgccaaagagaagaagaaaggaggcgCCGCAGTGGAGAAGGGAGGCTCGTCCAGCTCCAAGAGCAAACGTAAAGATCCAGAACCAGAagacgatgacgacgacgatgatgattgCCAG CCCAAAAGCTCCACCCAGCTGCTGGAGGCCTGGGGCATGAAAGACATTGATCATGTTTTTACTCAGGAAGACTACAGCTCCCTCACCAACTACAAGGCCTTCAGTCAGTTTGTCAG GCCATTAATTGCAGCTAAGAACCCCAAAATTGCTGTGTCCAAGATGATGACCTTAATGATGGCAAAGTGGCGAGAATTCAGCACAAACAACCCACTGAAG GGTTGTGCCACAGCTAACGCTGCCTTGGCAGCTGCCAACGTGGCTGCAGCTGTGGAGAACATGGTGGTTGCAGGGACAGATGGAGGGCCAGAGACTGGTGCTACTTCTTTGCCCGCACCTGTCGCGACTCCTGCTGCCGCGCCAACACCTGCACCTCCAGCAGCCCCAGCACCCCCACTCCGCAAGGCCAAGACTAAAGAAGGAAAAG GTCCCAATGCTCGTAAGAAATCGAAGTCATCGTCTAAGCCTCCTCCGAAACCGAAACCCAAGAAGGTGGCTCCACTCAAGATCAAACTAGGAGGTCTCAATAGCAAGAGGAAGCGCTCCTCA AGTGATGAAGATGAACCTGATGTTGACAGTGACTTTGATGACGGCAGCTTCTCAGTGTCAGATGGCTCCATCCGCAGCAGCCGTCCTAAGAAGAAGCCTAAgagtgcaaagaaaaagaagaaag TGGAGACAGAAGATGGTGACGGCTATGAGACAGACCACCAGGACTACTGTGAGGTGTGCCAGCAGGGAGGAGAGATCATTTTATGTGACACCTGTCCAAGAGCTTATCACATGGTCTGTCTGGACCCTGACATGGAGAAGGCACCCGAGGGCAAGTGGAGCTGTCCACACTGT gagaaggaggggaTCCAGTGGGAGGCCAGGGATGATCTGTCTGAGGCCGAAGGGGAGGATGATGACGAcaggagggatgaagggatggaggaggaggacgaccaCCACATTGAGTTTTGCCGCGTGTGTAAGGATGGAGGAGAGCTGCTTTGCTGTGACACCTGCCCCTCCTCCTACCACATCCACTGCCTCAACCCGCCTCTCCCTGAGATCCCCAACGGAGAGTGGATCTGCCCCCGCTGCAAG TGTCCACCAATGAAGGGCAAAGTGCAAAAGGTATTAACATGGCGCTGGGGGGAGCCACCAGCTCCCACGCCTGTACCTCGGCCTGCTGACCTGCCTGCTGATGCTCCCGATCCCCCACCCATGGCGGGACGCAGAGAGAGGGAGTTCTTTGTCAAATGGTGCAATATGTCCTATTGGCACTGCTCCTGGGTGCTGGAGCTGCAG CTGGAGCTCAACTGCCAGGTGATGTTCCGCAACTACCAGAGGAAGACGGACATGGACGAACCGCCGCCTGTCGACTTCGGGGGTGAGGGTGATGAGGTCAAGAGCACCAAGAGGAAGAACAAGGATCCTCTCTTTGTCCACATGGAGGAGGAGTTTTACCGCTACGGAGTTAAGATGGAGTGGCTGATGATCCATCGCATTCTTAACCACAG tGTTGATAAAAAGAACAACGTACATTATCTGATCAAATGGAGAGATCTGCCATATGACCAGTCAACCTGGGAGAGTGAAGACATGGACATTCCTGAGTTTGATACCTACAAACAAACATACTGGAATCACAG AGAGCTGATGATGGGTGAGGAGGGCCGACCCGGCAAGAAGCTAAAGAAGGCAGTCAAAGTCAAGAAGGCAGAGCGACCACCTGCTAATCCAGTGGTAGAT CCCACCATCAAGTTTGATCGGCAGCCTGACTACCTGGACAGTACGGGAGGAACCCTACATCCCTACCAGCTGGAAGGCTTGAACTGGCTGAGATTTTCTTGGGCTCAGGCCACCGACACCATCTTGGCAGATGAGATGGGTTTGGGCAAGACTGTTCAGACAGCTGTCTTCCTCTACTCATTGTACAAGGAG GGTCACTCCAAAGGTCCCTTCCTGGTCAGCGCTCCTCTGTCAACCATCATTAACTGGGAGAGAGAGTTTGAAATGTGGGCCCCGGACATGTACGTGGTGACCTACGTAGGGGACAAAGACAGCAGGGCTGTTATCAGAGAGAACGAGTTCTCCTTTGAGGGAAATGCCAttagaggaggaaagaaggccTCCAAGATGAAG AAAGACTCCACGGTTAAGTTCCACGTTCTTCTGACGTCCTATGAGTTAATCACCATCGACCAGGCTGTGCTGGGCTCCATTGAATGGGCCTGTCTGGTTGTTGACGAGGCACATAGACTGAAGAACAACCAGTCCAAG TTCTTCCGAGTGTTAAACAACTACCCGCTGcaacacaagctgctgctgaccGGCACCCCTCTTCAGAACAACCTGGAGGAGCTCTTCCACTTGCTCAACTTTTTGACCCCAGTGAGATTCAA CAACCTGGAAGGGTTTCTGGAGGAGTTTGCGGACATCGCCAAAGAGGACCAGATCAAGAAGCTCCATGACATGCTGGGACCACACATGCTCAGGCGGCTGAAAGCTGATGTCTTTAAGCACATGCCTTCAAAGACTGAGCTCATTGTTCGCGTGGAGCTGAGTCCCATGCAGAA GAAATACTACAAGTTTATTCTAACACGTAACTTTGAGGCCCTGAACACACGGGGAGGTGGAAACCAAGTCTCTCTGCTCAATGTTGTGATGGACCTCAAAAAGTGCTGCAATCACCCCTACCTCTTCCCAGCAGCTGCCACT GAGGCACCAAAACTTCCAAATGGGATGTATGAAGGCATGTCCCTGACCAAGGCTTCAGGGAAGCTGATGCTGCTCCAGAAGATGATGAGAAAGCTGAAAGAAGGAGGCCACAGGGTTCTGGTTTTCTCCCAGATGACCAAAATGCTCGATCTACTTGAGGACTTCCTGGAGAACGAGGGATATAAATATGAGAGAATTGATGGAGGAGTTACTGGCAACTTGAGACAAGAGGCCATTGATCGCTTTAATG CTCCTGGTGCTCAGCAGTTTGCTTTCCTGCTTTCTACCAGAGCCGGTGGTTTGGGCATTAATCTTGCCTCTGCTGATACTGTGATTATCTATGACTCAGACTGGAACCCCCACAATGATATCCAG GCGTTCAGCAGAGCTCATCGCATCGGTCAGAACAGGAAAGTGATGATTTATCGCTTTGTTACCAAAGCTTCTGTGGAGGAGAGGATCACTCAG GtggcaaagaagaagatgatgctCACTCACCTGGTTGTGCGCCCCGGCCTCGGCTCTAAGACCGGGTCCATGTCCAAGCAGGAGCTTGACGACATCCTCAAGTTTGGAACCGAAGAACTGTTCAAGGATGAAATCGGAGAGG GAGACAACAAGGAGGATGACAGCAGTGTGATCCACTACGACGACCATGCAATTGACCGGTTACTAGACAGGAACCAGGATGCCACAGATGACACTGAGCTCCAGAGCATGAATGAATACCTCAGTTCGTTCAAAGTGGCCCAGTATGTGGTCAAAGATGAAGACGATGAG gaggaggtggaaagaGAGGTGATCAAGCAGGAGGAGAGTGTTGATCCCGACTACTGGGAGAAGCTGCTTCGGCATCACTACGAGCAGCAGCAAGAGGATCTCGCCCGCAATTTGGGCAAAGGCAAACGAACTAGAAAGCCGGTCAACTACAATGACGGCTCCCAGGAGGACCGAGGTATTAGACAGG actggCAGGAGGATCAGTCAGACAACCAGTCCGACTACTCGGTGGCTTCAGAGGAGGGTGACGAGGACTTTGATGAACGGACTGAAG CTAATGCCCGCAGACCAAACCGCAAAGGGCTGAGGAACGACAGGGACAAACCTCTCCCTCCACTGTTGGCCAGAGTCGGCGGGAACATCGAG GTGTTGGGCTTCAATGCGAGACAGAGGAAGGCTTTCCTGAATGCAGTGATGCGTTATGGGATGCCTCCCCAGGATGCATTTACCAACCAGTGGCTGGTCAGAGACCTACGAGGAAAGTCTGAGAAAGAATTCAA GGCCTATGTGTCTTTGTTCATGCGTCATCTTTGTGAGCCGGGTGCAGATGGAGCTGAGACTTTTGCAGATGGCGTCCCACGTGAGGGCCTGTCGAGGCAACATGTGCTTACTCGCATCGGTGTAATGTCACTTATAAGGAAGAAG GTGCAGGAGTTTGAACATGTGAATGGTCAGTGGTCGATGCCCTGGAtggcagagctggaggagaacaaaAGGGCTGCAGCCTTGGCTGCAGGTGAAGACCCAAAGACTCCTTCGTCTGGGAcgcctgcagacacacagcccAACACTCCTGTtccag AGGATTTGTCTAAATCAGAGGACAAAGAAGACATGAAGAAAGAGGGCGAGGATAGCAAAGCAGTTAAGAAGGCAGATGATCCAGAG ATCATTGAAATCCCAGACGAGTCTGAAAAATCCCCCGCTcttgaaaaagaagaagaagtagacgCTGCTGCAGACAAGGatcagaaagagaaggagacaaACGGAGACGAaaggatggagaaggagagggaagacGTGGGcaaagagaaagatgagaaGTCTTCAGTTGCATCACAGAAGGACGCTGACGTTAAGGGTGAAGGTTCAGAAGGcaagatggagacagaggatAGTAAAG CCGAGGAAGTCAAAGATGAGAAGATGGACACTACTTCAGCTACAGATGAGAAAAGAG agcaaaaggaggagaaggacggcGTGAAAACAGACGAGTCTGGTAAACTGCAGAATGGAGAGAACACCAAAGAAGGAGGAACAGCTGTGCCGGTGGTTAACGTCagcgaggagaagaagaaagccaCCAAGCAGAGGTTCATGTTCAACATTGCTGACGGAGGATTCACAG AGCTACACTCTCTGTGGCAGAATGAAGAGAGGGCAGCCACCGTCACCAAGAAGACCTTTGAGATTTGGCACCGTCGCCATGACTACTGGCTGTTGGCTGGCATCATACA ACACGGCTACGCTCGATGGCAGGATGTGCAGAACGATGTGAGGTTTGCCATCCTCAATGAGCCCTTCAAAGGGGAGATGAGCAGAGGGAACTTCCTGGAGATCAAGAACAAGTTTCTGGCCCGCAGGTTCAAG TTACTGGAGCAGGCACTGGTGATAGAGGAGCAGCTGCGCAGGGCGGCCTACCTGAACATGACAGAGGACCCGGCCCACCCTTCCATGGCCCTCAACACTCGCTTCAGTGAAGTGGAGTGTCTCGCTGAGTCCCACCAGCACCTCAGCAAGGAGTCCATGTCTGGAAACAAGCCTGCCAATGCAGTGCTGCATAAAG TCCTCAAACAGCTCGAGGAACTGCTTAGCGACATGAAGGCTGACGTCACTCGTCTCCCGGCAACCATCGCCAGGATACCCCCCGTGGCCGTGCGGCTGCAAATGTCTGAGAGAAACATCCTCAGCCGACTGGCCAGCCGGGGCCCCGAGGTCGCCGCTCAGAACCAGTCACAGACCTCACAGCAGATGCAGGTGCCGCGCTGa